The proteins below are encoded in one region of Chitinophagales bacterium:
- a CDS encoding DUF885 domain-containing protein, with translation MNPTICLLLAAALLNACNMKKEYTPEQIKETSAAVNAFLDKKFDEAVARNPEFATNLGLKTGYGEWSDRSDAFWDNEVAIMRSNIDSLSKFDTAALDASTKLSVQLYKEDYKLAEEGLKWRLHGYWISQMSGEHNDLPAFLINQHSIESSEDAQAYISRLSKIEAVLNQVVSQLKVREANGVIPPHFTFSYVTADIQAFVETINKDLPHNILYADFKEKLAKTNIDAEQQKALLQQAANVLTTSVKKGYENMLAYWLSIEPKAKTNGNKGVWNLPDGLAYYNFCLKNTTTTNYTAEEVYQIGLKEVARIQNEMRAIMKNVNFGNDSLQAFFTFVRTAPQFKYANTAQGRKELLDESNSYLNTIKEVYLKQMFEHIPKAPLVVQEVEAFRQKSAGGAFYENPSLDGSRPGRFYVNTYNMNDEPRYQMEALCYHEGVPGHHMQIALAQELQNIPKFRKMGGNTAYIEGWALYAELVPKEMGLYQDPYSDFGRLSMELFRAARLVVDVGIHTKQWTREQAIAYFVANTANAQGDIEKEIERYFLWPGQATGYKIGMLKILELREKAKTALGNKFSIKKFHDVVLMNGAVPMNVLENLVDAMIAAESNHKK, from the coding sequence ATGAACCCAACAATATGCCTGCTTTTAGCTGCAGCTTTATTGAATGCTTGTAACATGAAGAAAGAATACACACCCGAGCAAATTAAGGAAACATCGGCAGCCGTGAATGCTTTTTTAGATAAGAAATTTGATGAAGCAGTTGCTCGAAACCCTGAATTTGCAACCAACCTAGGCTTAAAAACAGGCTATGGCGAATGGAGCGATCGCAGCGATGCATTTTGGGATAATGAAGTAGCCATTATGCGCTCCAATATTGATTCGCTTAGTAAGTTCGATACGGCTGCATTAGATGCTTCTACAAAGCTAAGTGTGCAACTCTATAAAGAAGATTACAAATTGGCAGAAGAAGGTTTAAAGTGGCGTTTGCATGGTTACTGGATAAGCCAAATGAGTGGTGAGCACAATGATTTGCCTGCATTTTTAATAAACCAACATTCCATAGAAAGCAGCGAAGATGCACAAGCCTATATCAGCCGCCTCTCCAAAATAGAAGCTGTGTTAAACCAAGTAGTAAGCCAATTAAAAGTTCGTGAGGCCAATGGTGTTATTCCCCCACATTTTACTTTCAGTTACGTAACGGCCGATATTCAGGCATTTGTAGAAACCATCAACAAAGACCTGCCACACAATATTCTTTATGCAGATTTTAAAGAAAAACTTGCCAAAACAAACATAGATGCCGAGCAGCAAAAGGCACTACTACAGCAAGCAGCAAACGTACTTACCACTTCAGTAAAGAAAGGATACGAAAATATGCTTGCATACTGGCTTTCGATAGAGCCAAAGGCTAAAACCAATGGCAATAAAGGCGTTTGGAATTTGCCCGATGGCTTGGCATACTATAACTTCTGCCTAAAAAATACTACCACTACCAATTACACTGCCGAAGAGGTTTACCAAATTGGATTAAAAGAAGTGGCACGTATTCAAAACGAAATGCGAGCCATTATGAAGAACGTAAATTTCGGCAACGATTCGTTGCAGGCATTCTTTACATTCGTGCGCACTGCACCGCAGTTTAAATATGCCAACACTGCACAAGGGCGAAAGGAACTTTTAGACGAAAGCAACAGTTACTTAAACACTATAAAGGAAGTATATCTTAAACAGATGTTTGAGCATATTCCTAAAGCACCATTGGTGGTGCAGGAAGTAGAGGCATTTAGGCAAAAAAGTGCAGGTGGTGCATTTTACGAAAACCCATCTTTAGATGGTTCGCGCCCGGGTCGCTTTTATGTGAATACTTACAACATGAACGATGAACCACGCTACCAAATGGAAGCACTGTGCTACCACGAAGGCGTACCGGGACATCACATGCAAATTGCATTGGCGCAAGAGTTGCAGAATATTCCAAAGTTTAGGAAAATGGGCGGCAACACCGCTTATATAGAAGGTTGGGCGCTCTATGCAGAATTAGTGCCAAAAGAAATGGGTTTATACCAAGACCCGTATAGCGATTTCGGACGTTTAAGCATGGAGTTGTTCCGCGCAGCGCGCTTAGTGGTAGATGTGGGCATACACACCAAGCAATGGACGCGCGAGCAAGCTATTGCCTATTTTGTAGCCAACACAGCTAATGCGCAGGGAGATATTGAAAAAGAAATAGAGCGTTATTTTTTATGGCCGGGGCAAGCTACCGGCTATAAAATTGGAATGCTAAAAATCCTAGAACTGCGCGAGAAAGCAAAAACAGCATTGGGCAATAAGTTCAGTATCAAAAAATTTCATGATGTGGTATTGATGAACGGTGCTGTGCCAATGAATGTATTGGAAAACTTGGTAGATGCTATGATTGCAGCCGAAAGCAACCATAAAAAGTAA
- a CDS encoding DinB family protein: protein MTEAQVLADTLDKTRDLTRFYLSNLKEVNPEEPIVVNGENINSLYWICAHLLWAENNLAIRMCGGESVAPEWAENFAIKSSGILPADKPDFKTLLQEMKRVHEAALQYIRTLTTEQLNEENTAQFHFGDGNTSKRLMIQHCIRHEGTHLGQLSLIARILGKKLI from the coding sequence ATGACCGAAGCTCAAGTATTAGCTGATACACTCGATAAAACAAGGGATCTTACCCGCTTCTATCTATCCAATTTAAAGGAAGTAAATCCCGAAGAACCCATTGTGGTAAATGGCGAAAACATAAATAGCCTTTATTGGATATGCGCCCATTTATTGTGGGCAGAAAACAATTTGGCAATTAGAATGTGCGGAGGAGAAAGTGTAGCACCCGAGTGGGCAGAAAACTTTGCCATTAAAAGCTCTGGAATACTGCCTGCCGATAAGCCCGATTTTAAAACCCTATTGCAAGAAATGAAAAGAGTGCACGAAGCCGCACTACAATATATACGCACACTTACCACCGAGCAACTAAATGAAGAAAATACAGCACAATTCCATTTTGGCGATGGCAATACTTCTAAGCGCTTAATGATTCAACATTGTATTCGCCACGAAGGAACACACCTCGGGCAGTTAAGTTTAATAGCCAGAATTTTAGGTAAAAAATTGATATAG
- the bioB gene encoding biotin synthase BioB: MIRNDYTIEEVSAIYHTPLMELMYRASQVHREYQATGEVQVCTLLSVKTGGCSEDCAYCPQAARYDTGVESHRLMKFEEVVEKALEAKNAGSTRFCMGAAWRNVRDNSDFDKVLDMVRGVNTLGMEVCCTLGMLTEEQAQKLKDAGLYAYNHNLDTSEEYYGEVISTRTYSDRLATLNNVEKAGLSVCCGGIIGLGETNEDRIKLLHTLATREQHPESVPVNALVAVEGTPLQGSSKVSVWEMVRMVATARILMPKAMVRLSAGRNDMTTEQQALCFMAGANSIFAGDKLLTTANPGVDSDKRMFEILGLTQRESFKVEKEELV; this comes from the coding sequence ATGATAAGAAATGATTATACTATAGAAGAAGTTTCAGCCATTTACCATACACCTTTAATGGAATTGATGTATCGCGCATCGCAAGTACATCGCGAATATCAAGCTACGGGCGAAGTACAAGTGTGCACTTTGCTTTCGGTAAAAACAGGCGGCTGCTCCGAAGATTGTGCTTACTGCCCGCAAGCTGCCCGCTACGATACAGGAGTAGAATCTCACCGACTCATGAAGTTTGAAGAGGTGGTTGAAAAGGCATTAGAAGCTAAAAATGCAGGCAGTACCCGCTTTTGTATGGGAGCCGCATGGCGCAATGTACGCGATAATTCCGATTTCGATAAAGTATTAGATATGGTGAGGGGTGTAAACACACTCGGCATGGAAGTATGTTGCACGCTTGGCATGCTCACCGAAGAGCAAGCACAGAAATTGAAAGATGCCGGCCTTTATGCTTACAACCACAATTTAGATACCAGCGAAGAATACTATGGCGAAGTTATTTCTACCCGCACATACAGCGATCGCCTCGCTACATTAAACAACGTAGAGAAAGCAGGATTGAGCGTATGCTGTGGCGGCATTATTGGCTTGGGCGAAACCAACGAAGACCGCATAAAACTATTACACACACTTGCCACCCGCGAGCAGCATCCCGAAAGTGTTCCCGTAAATGCATTGGTAGCGGTAGAAGGCACACCGCTGCAAGGCAGTTCAAAAGTAAGTGTATGGGAAATGGTGCGCATGGTTGCTACGGCACGCATTCTTATGCCTAAAGCAATGGTGCGGTTAAGTGCCGGGCGCAACGATATGACCACCGAACAGCAGGCACTTTGCTTTATGGCTGGCGCTAACTCTATTTTTGCTGGCGATAAATTACTAACCACCGCCAATCCGGGTGTGGATAGCGATAAGCGCATGTTTGAAATTTTAGGACTAACCCAACGCGAGTCGTTTAAAGTAGAAAAAGAAGAGTTGGTATAA